Proteins from a single region of Urocitellus parryii isolate mUroPar1 chromosome 4, mUroPar1.hap1, whole genome shotgun sequence:
- the LOC113191249 gene encoding olfactory receptor 52A1-like produces MFLSNVTVFMPSVLTLIGIPGLESVQSWIGIPFCAMYILAMIGNSLLLFIIKSEPSLHEPMYIFIGMLGVTDIVLASSIMPKMLGIFWFHAQEIYFDSCLLQMWLIHTFECIESGILLAMALDRYVAICYPLRHTTIFTHKLVAQLGTVVVLRAAILVAPSLVLIKYRFQFYHTTVISHTYCEHMAIVKLAAGNIKINKIYGLFVAFTVSGFDLTFITFSYSQIFVTVFHLPQKEARLKAFNTCIAHICVFLQLYFLAFFSFFTHRFGSHIPPYIHILFSSMYLLVPPFLNPLVYGVKTKQIRVSVVKMCCP; encoded by the coding sequence ATGTTCCTCTCCAACGTGACAGTCTTCATGCCCTCTGTCTTGACACTAATTGGGATCCCAGGCCTAGAGTCTGTGCAGAGCTGGATTGGGATACCATTCTGTGCCATGTATATCCTGGCCATGATTGGAAattctttgcttctgtttatcATCAAATCAGAGCCCAGCCTCCATGAGCCCATGTACATTTTTATAGGCATGCTAGGAGTCACAGATATTGTACTTGCCAGCAGCATTATGCCCAAGATGCTTGGAATCTTCTGGTTTCATGCTCAAGAAATCTATTTTGACTCCTGCTTGCTTCAAATGTGGCTCATCCATACATTTGAGTGTATAGAGTCAGGCATCCTGCTAGCCATGGCCCTGGACCGGTATGTGGCCATCTGTTATCCACTGAGACATACCACCATCTTTACTCACAAGCTGGTTGCTCAACTAGGAACTGTTGTAGTACTCAGGGCTGCCATTCTTGTAGCCCCAAGCCTAGTATTGATAAAGTATCGATTTCAATTTTATCACACGACAGTCATCTCCCACACCTACTGTGAGCATATGGCCATTGTGAAACTAGCTGCAGGAAACATCAAGATCAACAAAATCTATGGTTTGTTTGTGGCCTTTACTGTTTCAGGGTTTGACCTCACATTCATCACTTTTTCCTACAGCCAGATATTTGTCACAGTTTTTCATTTGCCCCAGAAGGAGGCTAGGTTGAAGGCCTTCAATACCTGCATAGCTCACATCTGTGTCTTTCTCCAGCTGTACTTCCtggcctttttctctttcttcacacATAGGTTTGGTTCTCACATCCCCCCTTATATCCATATTCTCTTTTCTAGCATGTACCTGCTGGTCCCTCCATTTCTAAACCCACTGGTCTATGGTGTAAAGACCAAGCAGATCCGTGTTAGTGTGGTAAAAATGTGCTGTCCATAA